One segment of Thermococcus profundus DNA contains the following:
- a CDS encoding aminotransferase class I/II-fold pyridoxal phosphate-dependent enzyme — MLEPVKFSAYHGGARRRDEGLIDFSASINPYPPEWLGEMFERAREISDRYPYYEELEEGLSELVGELVTVTAGITEALYLLGILALRGRRVLIPAHTYGEYERVARIFGADVIRGPNDPEGLSRLVEKDSIVFFCNPNNPDGRFYREKELKPLLDAVEDKNALLILDEAFMNFVERPESPEGKNVVKLRTFTKSYGLPGIRVGYVVGFDDAFKSVRMPWAIGSTGVAFLEFLLDDRFGHLKRTMPLIWREKRRIEKALGVRSDANFFVKHVGDAKKAVEGLKERGILVRDCTSFGLPQYIRFSVRKPEENEILLDALEGL, encoded by the coding sequence ATGCTTGAGCCTGTGAAGTTCTCAGCTTATCACGGCGGGGCAAGGAGAAGAGATGAGGGGCTGATAGACTTCTCTGCTTCCATTAATCCCTACCCTCCGGAGTGGCTGGGTGAGATGTTCGAAAGGGCAAGGGAAATAAGCGACCGCTATCCCTACTACGAGGAGCTTGAGGAAGGTCTCTCGGAGCTTGTGGGCGAGCTTGTTACAGTGACAGCTGGTATAACCGAGGCCCTCTACCTCTTGGGAATCCTCGCGCTGAGGGGCAGGAGGGTGCTAATCCCAGCTCACACCTACGGAGAGTACGAGAGGGTTGCCAGAATCTTCGGGGCGGATGTTATCAGGGGGCCAAACGACCCAGAGGGACTTTCCCGGCTCGTTGAAAAGGATTCCATCGTCTTTTTCTGCAATCCGAACAACCCGGATGGAAGGTTCTACAGAGAAAAAGAGCTAAAGCCCCTCCTTGATGCTGTAGAGGACAAGAACGCCCTGCTCATCCTCGATGAGGCCTTCATGAACTTTGTTGAAAGGCCCGAAAGTCCAGAGGGGAAGAATGTCGTAAAGCTGAGGACGTTCACAAAGAGCTACGGCTTGCCTGGAATAAGGGTCGGTTACGTTGTTGGTTTTGATGATGCCTTCAAGAGCGTGAGGATGCCATGGGCGATAGGCTCAACAGGGGTCGCTTTTCTGGAGTTCCTGCTGGATGACAGATTCGGGCATTTGAAGAGGACGATGCCTTTAATCTGGCGGGAGAAGAGGCGGATTGAAAAGGCCCTCGGGGTTAGAAGTGATGCTAACTTTTTCGTAAAGCATGTTGGAGATGCCAAAAAGGCCGTTGAGGGACTGAAGGAAAGGGGAATACTTGTAAGGGACTGCACGAGCTTTGGCCTTCCGCAGTACATTCGCTTCTCGGTCAGGAAGCCTGAAGAAAACGAAATCCTGCTGGATGCTTTGGAGGGGCTCTAG
- a CDS encoding MBL fold metallo-hydrolase yields the protein MKITILFENHAGWKKGLIGYHGFSALVEHNGYRVLVDTGTDGKVLINNMRELGVEPDSIDALFLTHGHYDHTGGMAELLKVRREPLDVYAHPGIFARRIALKPKRMEIGIPFTREELESLGAVFHLSEKPHEFLPGFISPGEIERRTWDRTVGYLVEDGKEIRDPIRDDVALIIDLGESIAVITGCGHSGILNIARYTIETARKPIKTLIGGFHLRGAPELLLDEVVKGIKELGVETLHAGHCTGIDEYAYLKAHFGSAEPLHVGKVIEI from the coding sequence ATGAAGATCACAATCCTCTTCGAAAACCACGCCGGCTGGAAGAAGGGCCTAATCGGCTACCACGGCTTCTCCGCCCTCGTTGAGCACAACGGTTACAGAGTTCTCGTGGACACCGGGACGGACGGGAAAGTTCTCATCAACAACATGAGGGAACTTGGGGTTGAACCGGACTCAATAGACGCGCTGTTTCTCACCCACGGCCACTACGACCACACCGGTGGAATGGCGGAACTCCTCAAAGTCAGGAGAGAGCCGCTCGACGTCTACGCTCACCCCGGAATCTTCGCAAGGAGGATAGCACTAAAACCAAAGCGGATGGAGATAGGGATCCCCTTCACAAGGGAGGAGCTTGAAAGCCTCGGAGCGGTCTTCCACCTGAGCGAAAAGCCCCACGAGTTCCTCCCAGGCTTCATCTCGCCAGGGGAAATAGAGCGGAGAACCTGGGACAGAACTGTGGGATACCTCGTTGAGGACGGGAAAGAGATAAGAGACCCGATCCGGGACGACGTAGCCCTCATCATAGACCTCGGGGAGAGCATAGCCGTTATAACCGGCTGTGGACACAGCGGGATCCTAAACATTGCCAGGTATACAATTGAAACTGCCAGAAAGCCTATAAAGACCCTCATAGGTGGCTTCCACCTGAGGGGAGCGCCGGAGCTTCTTCTGGATGAAGTCGTTAAAGGCATAAAAGAACTCGGAGTGGAAACCCTCCACGCCGGCCACTGCACTGGGATCGACGAGTACGCCTACTTGAAGGCCCACTTTGGAAGCGCCGAGCCCCTCCACGTCGGGAAGGTCATCGAGATCTGA
- a CDS encoding sulfite exporter TauE/SafE family protein: MFQYLVDFAVGFAIGILAGLFGVGGGFLIVPTLIVMGLPVHTAIGTSLACITISSLSSAYTHIRRGAVIYKVVLVKEAFSVPFAVVGAYISSFLPENILRAIFTFLLIYLSYRLVMERKRTCGEDAFEVNYRRVPVVGILAGLTSGLLGISGGVLNVPLFHTYIGLPMRYSVGTSSLSLFFTALAGTVGHYRLGQVSLSTALLLAPGLIAGAHVGARTAHSINPARIRLGFAVILIAVALKLLL, translated from the coding sequence ATGTTCCAGTACCTCGTCGATTTCGCAGTGGGGTTCGCCATTGGAATCCTCGCGGGCCTCTTCGGGGTAGGTGGGGGTTTCCTGATAGTCCCGACGCTCATTGTGATGGGTCTCCCGGTTCACACGGCAATCGGGACGAGCCTGGCCTGTATAACCATAAGCTCCCTCTCCTCGGCCTACACTCACATAAGGCGAGGTGCTGTTATCTACAAGGTCGTTCTCGTGAAGGAGGCATTCTCGGTTCCGTTTGCCGTCGTTGGGGCCTACATTTCATCTTTCCTACCCGAGAACATCCTCAGGGCAATTTTCACCTTTCTCCTCATCTACCTGTCTTACCGGCTTGTGATGGAGAGGAAAAGAACCTGTGGGGAGGATGCTTTTGAGGTTAACTACCGCCGCGTTCCCGTCGTAGGTATCCTTGCGGGCCTGACATCGGGTCTGCTCGGCATAAGCGGGGGAGTTCTGAACGTCCCTCTCTTCCACACCTACATAGGTCTCCCCATGCGCTATTCCGTGGGTACCTCCAGCCTCTCGCTCTTCTTCACGGCCCTGGCCGGAACTGTGGGCCACTACCGCCTCGGCCAGGTCAGTCTGAGCACCGCCCTCCTCCTTGCCCCTGGCCTCATAGCTGGAGCCCACGTTGGTGCTAGGACTGCCCACTCAATCAACCCGGCGAGGATAAGGCTGGGCTTTGCGGTTATCCTGATCGCAGTTGCCCTCAAGCTCCTCCTTTGA
- a CDS encoding sulfite exporter TauE/SafE family protein, translating to MRALVWSAYFLVGVFIGVLAAMFGLGGGFLIVPTLNFLGVEIHHAVGTSSAAIVFTSLSAAVAYHRQGRIHYKAGLLLASTAVIGAYIGAWATSYISSSQLKVIFGAVLFLVAVRLYRKRSREPYEVDLSGVELDYRVVPIGGFIAGVASGLLGIGGGAINVPFLTYMGLPIHYAVATSSFAIVFTATSGAIKHYTMGNVEVGWLLLLVPGLIIGAQLGAKIAKKTKAAHLTKAFAVVMALLAVRMVLKGLGYAVP from the coding sequence ATGAGGGCTCTTGTTTGGAGTGCTTATTTCCTCGTCGGCGTCTTTATAGGCGTCCTTGCGGCAATGTTCGGCCTCGGAGGAGGCTTCCTGATAGTCCCCACCCTGAACTTCCTAGGCGTTGAAATACACCACGCGGTAGGCACTTCCAGCGCGGCGATCGTTTTCACCTCCCTGAGCGCGGCGGTAGCCTACCACAGGCAGGGGAGGATACACTACAAGGCAGGGCTTCTCCTTGCCTCAACGGCCGTCATCGGCGCCTACATCGGCGCATGGGCGACTAGTTACATAAGCTCCTCACAGCTCAAGGTTATCTTCGGTGCCGTGCTCTTCCTCGTTGCTGTAAGGCTTTACAGAAAGAGGAGCAGGGAGCCATATGAAGTCGACCTGAGTGGGGTGGAGCTTGACTATCGAGTCGTCCCCATAGGGGGTTTCATAGCTGGAGTGGCCAGCGGGCTTCTCGGCATCGGCGGTGGGGCGATAAACGTGCCCTTTCTGACCTACATGGGCCTCCCCATACACTACGCGGTCGCAACTTCGAGCTTTGCCATAGTCTTCACCGCCACCTCAGGTGCGATAAAGCACTACACCATGGGCAACGTTGAGGTCGGATGGCTGCTCCTCCTCGTTCCTGGCCTGATAATCGGCGCACAGCTTGGGGCGAAGATAGCGAAGAAAACGAAGGCTGCCCACTTAACGAAGGCCTTTGCCGTCGTGATGGCACTTCTGGCGGTGAGGATGGTACTCAAAGGTCTTGGCTACGCTGTGCCTTGA
- a CDS encoding PAB0415 family putative ATP pyrophosphatase: MDKGVAFFSGGKDGLYALYLAERKGIEVPYLLTLKTSIGLSPHWENFGALKVLADAMGKELLTFDMKEGSDALANFIGSLCVDYLIAGDVFLEDHLKWVESLAEKGGVKPLEPLWGRDTRDLAEEMLKAGFKWAIIAVNKEKLGKDWLGYTFRSLKDLRKFLNENPHVDPIGEAGEFHTVVLESPLFGERFNIEINSVEESERYWWVRFGLRKA, translated from the coding sequence ATGGATAAAGGGGTTGCCTTCTTCTCGGGCGGCAAGGACGGACTTTACGCACTTTATCTCGCTGAGAGAAAAGGAATAGAAGTGCCGTATCTCCTAACTCTCAAAACGAGCATAGGCCTCTCACCCCACTGGGAGAACTTCGGAGCGTTAAAAGTGCTGGCGGATGCGATGGGGAAGGAGTTACTGACCTTTGACATGAAGGAGGGGAGCGATGCACTGGCGAACTTCATAGGCTCGCTCTGCGTGGATTACCTCATAGCCGGGGATGTTTTCCTCGAAGACCACCTGAAGTGGGTGGAATCCTTAGCTGAGAAAGGTGGAGTAAAACCTCTCGAACCCCTCTGGGGAAGGGACACAAGGGATCTCGCCGAGGAGATGCTGAAAGCCGGCTTTAAATGGGCTATAATAGCGGTGAACAAAGAAAAGCTCGGAAAGGATTGGCTCGGCTACACCTTCCGCTCCTTGAAAGACCTAAGGAAGTTCCTCAATGAAAATCCTCACGTGGATCCAATCGGCGAAGCCGGTGAGTTCCATACGGTCGTTTTGGAGTCCCCGCTCTTTGGAGAGAGGTTTAACATCGAGATAAACTCCGTTGAGGAGAGCGAGAGGTACTGGTGGGTGAGGTTCGGGCTTAGAAAGGCATAA
- the cbiB gene encoding adenosylcobinamide-phosphate synthase CbiB, producing MDALALFLLALAWDLTLGEPPAMFHPVVWFGRITGLLDSSYRRRSPPSDFVIGLLTAFIVITFALVLSVVPLYSSFPLNYVLAVYLLKSSFAIKSLHEHVSRTVTGDIEEKRRAVSMIVSRNTEALDEAHLNSAAIESLAENLNDSVVAPLFYFLLFGLPGAVVYRAGNTLDAMLGYRNERYEFFGKFSARLDDVLNFIPARLTVLLYLPLSGRKVLEYYGLARFKINSDKPMAAMSAVLGVWLEKPGVYSFPGREPKNEDIKRALRVYWLVVAELIIIVLILLATRVCPCLSL from the coding sequence ATGGACGCTTTAGCCCTCTTCCTCCTCGCTTTAGCATGGGACTTAACCCTCGGCGAGCCTCCCGCGATGTTCCACCCGGTAGTGTGGTTCGGTAGAATAACGGGCCTTCTCGATTCTAGTTATAGGAGACGTTCTCCTCCCTCTGATTTCGTCATCGGCCTCCTAACGGCGTTTATAGTTATTACCTTCGCCCTTGTGCTTTCAGTTGTGCCGCTTTATTCGTCTTTCCCACTCAACTACGTTCTCGCGGTTTACCTCCTCAAAAGCTCATTCGCCATAAAAAGCCTCCACGAACACGTTTCGAGGACGGTAACCGGGGATATAGAGGAAAAGAGAAGGGCAGTCTCGATGATAGTGAGCAGGAACACGGAAGCCCTCGACGAGGCCCATCTGAATTCTGCCGCTATAGAGAGCCTGGCGGAGAACCTGAACGATTCCGTTGTGGCCCCGCTCTTCTACTTCCTCCTCTTTGGACTTCCTGGGGCGGTAGTTTATAGAGCCGGGAACACGCTCGATGCGATGCTCGGTTACCGAAACGAGCGCTACGAGTTCTTCGGCAAGTTTTCGGCGAGGCTCGACGACGTTCTTAACTTCATTCCTGCCCGTCTGACGGTCCTCCTGTACCTCCCCCTCAGTGGAAGGAAGGTTCTGGAATACTACGGGCTGGCAAGGTTCAAGATAAACTCCGACAAGCCGATGGCCGCGATGAGCGCGGTTCTTGGAGTCTGGCTCGAAAAGCCGGGTGTTTACAGTTTCCCTGGGAGGGAGCCGAAAAATGAGGACATAAAACGAGCTTTAAGGGTTTACTGGCTGGTTGTTGCAGAGTTGATTATAATTGTGCTAATACTGCTCGCAACGAGGGTGTGTCCATGCTTGAGCCTGTGA
- a CDS encoding 2-hydroxyacid dehydrogenase, with amino-acid sequence MRPRVLVLFKMKSKPVEELKKYADVDFLLYPSVEELAEKIGDYDGLIVSPLNRVPKEVIERAERLKVISCHSAGYDHVDVEAATEKGIYVTKVSGWLSEAVAEFAVGLTIALLRKIPYTDKLIRKGEWESHAKIWSSFKDIETVYGKKVGILGMGAIGKAIARRMKAMGTEIFYWSRSRKANIEAEVGAKHLPLDEVLRESDIVILALPATPETYHIINEERLKLLEGKYLVNIGRGTLVDEKAVVKAIEEGKLKGYATDVFEKEPVTEHPLFEYEWETVLTPHHAGLSREAMEDMGFQAVRNLLTVLRGEVPDTLVNREVVKVRPPEKVRML; translated from the coding sequence ATGAGACCAAGGGTTTTGGTGCTCTTCAAGATGAAGAGCAAGCCCGTTGAGGAGCTGAAGAAATACGCTGACGTCGATTTTCTGCTCTATCCGAGCGTTGAGGAGCTGGCCGAGAAGATCGGGGACTACGATGGGTTAATAGTTTCCCCCTTAAACCGGGTTCCAAAGGAAGTGATAGAGCGAGCCGAGAGGCTGAAAGTGATAAGCTGTCACTCTGCTGGCTACGATCACGTTGATGTGGAAGCCGCGACCGAGAAGGGAATCTACGTCACCAAGGTTTCCGGCTGGCTCAGCGAGGCCGTTGCTGAGTTCGCCGTCGGATTAACGATAGCCCTTCTCAGAAAGATTCCCTACACCGACAAGCTCATCAGGAAGGGAGAATGGGAGAGCCACGCCAAAATCTGGAGCAGCTTCAAGGACATCGAGACAGTCTACGGGAAAAAGGTCGGGATCCTCGGCATGGGGGCAATAGGGAAGGCCATAGCGAGGAGAATGAAGGCTATGGGAACTGAGATATTCTACTGGTCGCGATCAAGGAAAGCTAATATTGAGGCAGAGGTCGGGGCGAAGCACCTCCCGCTCGACGAGGTTCTGAGGGAGAGCGACATCGTCATCCTGGCCCTCCCAGCCACGCCAGAGACATATCACATCATCAACGAGGAGAGATTAAAGCTCCTTGAAGGCAAGTACCTCGTCAACATCGGTAGGGGGACCCTCGTGGATGAGAAGGCCGTCGTTAAGGCCATCGAAGAGGGCAAACTGAAGGGCTACGCTACCGACGTCTTCGAGAAGGAGCCGGTGACTGAACACCCGCTCTTCGAGTACGAGTGGGAGACGGTCCTAACCCCCCACCACGCCGGCCTGAGCAGGGAAGCGATGGAGGATATGGGCTTCCAGGCCGTTAGGAACCTCCTCACGGTTCTGAGGGGCGAAGTGCCGGATACCCTCGTGAACAGGGAGGTTGTGAAGGTCCGTCCGCCTGAGAAGGTGAGGATGCTTTGA
- a CDS encoding NifB/NifX family molybdenum-iron cluster-binding protein, translating into MRVLVPTTRGGLDDFIAGAFARAPTFTIVEVGPSGEITDVKVVQNAAAQAARGAGVQAVQFIIDSGVDTVIAPQFGPNSLGGLQAAGIRTFTAPGPMTVREAINALLRGELSPATGAAGGMGPGMGGGYGRGMGRGMGRGRGAGGGMGRGRGMGRGRGGGWGW; encoded by the coding sequence GTGAGGGTTTTGGTTCCAACCACGAGGGGAGGACTTGACGACTTCATAGCCGGTGCCTTTGCGAGGGCCCCAACCTTCACGATAGTCGAGGTAGGACCGAGCGGGGAGATAACCGACGTTAAGGTCGTCCAGAACGCCGCGGCCCAGGCGGCCAGGGGTGCCGGTGTTCAGGCCGTCCAGTTCATCATCGATAGTGGTGTGGACACCGTTATAGCACCCCAGTTCGGCCCCAACTCACTCGGCGGCCTTCAGGCCGCTGGAATTCGGACCTTCACAGCTCCCGGCCCGATGACCGTCAGAGAAGCCATAAACGCCCTCCTGCGCGGTGAGCTTTCTCCTGCCACCGGAGCCGCTGGTGGTATGGGTCCGGGTATGGGCGGCGGATACGGCCGCGGCATGGGCAGAGGAATGGGCCGTGGCAGAGGCGCCGGCGGCGGAATGGGCAGAGGACGCGGTATGGGTCGTGGAAGAGGTGGTGGATGGGGCTGGTAA
- a CDS encoding PIN domain-containing protein codes for MELVLDFNVIFSALYGRGVAYRIFMENHVLEKFRFLVPAYLWEELDSKRERISRLTHLNEEEVEYVLSIIKSQTVVIPENIILQALEKAKEICLDPKDIPYVALALALNVPLLTGDRKLAESIRGYIKVYTPREVLDLLEGRAEL; via the coding sequence ATGGAGCTTGTGCTCGACTTCAACGTCATCTTCTCGGCGCTCTACGGCAGAGGCGTTGCTTACAGAATTTTTATGGAGAACCACGTCCTTGAGAAGTTTCGATTTTTGGTTCCGGCGTATCTATGGGAAGAACTTGACTCCAAGCGTGAGAGAATATCGAGGCTCACGCATTTGAATGAGGAAGAAGTTGAATACGTGCTTTCAATTATAAAGAGTCAGACAGTTGTGATTCCAGAGAATATAATCCTCCAGGCGCTAGAAAAAGCTAAGGAAATCTGTCTCGATCCGAAGGACATCCCATACGTGGCCCTCGCTCTCGCGCTCAACGTTCCACTCCTCACCGGCGATAGGAAACTTGCAGAATCCATTAGGGGTTATATCAAGGTTTACACTCCGAGAGAAGTTTTGGATTTACTTGAGGGTAGGGCTGAGCTATGA
- a CDS encoding TIGR02253 family HAD-type hydrolase, producing the protein MIRAVFFDFVGTLITKAGENVTHQNIVREVLKRAGREDLDPIKLWEEYEAESSALFKELAGKPYIKIRDVDTDAMKKVAERYGFEVPADFWDISIEMHRRYGQLFSDAKRTIEALKKMGFHVGIVTDSDNDYIRAHLDALGILDLFDTITTSEDAGFYKPHPRPFQLALERAGVKPEEALYVGDNPSKDCVGAKNIGMTSVLLDPEGKKRELWNNCDFVVSRLGELLDIVRGLND; encoded by the coding sequence GTGATAAGGGCGGTGTTCTTTGACTTTGTGGGCACCCTGATAACCAAAGCCGGAGAAAACGTCACCCACCAGAACATTGTGAGAGAAGTCCTCAAAAGGGCCGGAAGGGAAGACCTCGACCCAATAAAGCTCTGGGAGGAGTACGAGGCCGAGAGCTCTGCCCTCTTCAAAGAGCTCGCAGGAAAGCCCTACATTAAAATCAGAGACGTTGACACCGATGCCATGAAGAAGGTTGCCGAGAGGTATGGCTTCGAGGTTCCAGCTGACTTTTGGGACATCAGCATCGAGATGCACAGGAGGTACGGCCAGCTCTTCTCTGATGCAAAAAGGACCATCGAAGCTTTAAAGAAGATGGGGTTCCACGTTGGGATCGTAACTGACTCCGACAACGACTACATAAGGGCCCACTTAGATGCCCTCGGAATACTCGACCTGTTCGACACGATAACTACGAGCGAGGACGCGGGCTTTTACAAGCCACATCCAAGGCCCTTCCAGCTGGCACTTGAGCGTGCAGGTGTGAAACCCGAGGAGGCTCTTTACGTCGGCGACAACCCTTCAAAAGACTGCGTTGGGGCTAAAAACATTGGAATGACCTCGGTACTTCTCGATCCTGAAGGAAAGAAGCGTGAGCTCTGGAACAACTGCGACTTCGTGGTTTCCAGGCTGGGCGAGCTCCTCGATATCGTCCGTGGGCTCAACGATTGA
- a CDS encoding SUF-like minimal system protein SmsB — MSETITIADAKAIIENQIEELAKRNREPEWMTRIRYKALEAFERAPHNDPVISEEQLLHFIAKPHVEGIPDKIESLDDLPPEMKALLDRLGISEVEQKYIAGLAVQTDTGVIYNQFLKEWEKKGLIVLPTEEAVRKYPDVVKQHFLRLFRADESKLAAYHTAIWNGGIFLYVKEGLKVPFPLHLFFLIQESALAQAPHIIIIAEKNTEFHLIEGCTSPVLLKHSLHLDMTEAYFGEGAKGQLTVLQNWPEYVHTRPMTRAKIGKNARFINTTVTLGSGKSNIGDPHYWVDEGGHVELNGIILGQKDFYVDLGGRMFLQGPGASGINASKSVIMDESRVITRGIIEAQAPKTKGHISCDALLMSDKAVMETYPGLISRVDDAELSHEAAIGKIREEELFYLMSRGLDEEKATQLIVKGFLEPMLKDIPMEFLVEIRKIIELAVSGGM, encoded by the coding sequence ATGAGTGAAACGATAACAATCGCCGATGCGAAGGCCATCATTGAGAACCAGATAGAGGAGCTTGCGAAGAGGAACAGGGAACCCGAGTGGATGACGAGGATAAGGTACAAGGCTTTGGAAGCCTTCGAGAGGGCCCCTCACAACGACCCCGTGATAAGCGAGGAGCAGCTGCTCCACTTCATAGCCAAGCCCCACGTCGAGGGCATTCCGGACAAGATTGAGAGCCTCGACGACCTTCCGCCGGAGATGAAGGCCCTCCTCGACAGGCTGGGCATAAGCGAGGTGGAGCAGAAGTACATAGCCGGTCTGGCTGTCCAGACAGACACGGGCGTTATCTACAACCAGTTCCTCAAGGAGTGGGAGAAGAAGGGCCTCATAGTCCTCCCGACCGAGGAGGCCGTTAGGAAGTATCCCGATGTGGTGAAGCAGCACTTCCTCAGGCTTTTCCGTGCTGATGAGAGTAAGCTTGCAGCTTATCACACGGCAATATGGAACGGCGGAATCTTCCTCTACGTCAAGGAAGGCCTTAAAGTTCCCTTCCCGCTGCACCTGTTCTTCCTAATACAGGAGAGCGCGCTGGCACAGGCGCCGCACATAATCATCATAGCCGAGAAGAACACCGAGTTCCACCTCATCGAGGGCTGCACCTCACCTGTCCTCCTGAAGCACTCCCTTCACCTTGACATGACGGAGGCGTACTTCGGCGAGGGGGCCAAAGGACAGCTCACGGTCCTCCAGAACTGGCCTGAGTACGTCCACACGAGGCCAATGACGAGGGCAAAGATAGGGAAGAACGCCCGCTTCATCAACACCACCGTTACCCTCGGCTCCGGAAAGAGCAACATAGGCGATCCCCACTACTGGGTTGATGAGGGCGGCCACGTTGAGCTGAACGGCATAATCCTCGGCCAGAAGGACTTCTACGTTGACCTCGGCGGCAGAATGTTCCTTCAGGGACCTGGAGCCAGCGGAATCAACGCGAGCAAGAGCGTCATAATGGACGAGAGCAGGGTGATAACGCGCGGCATAATCGAGGCCCAGGCGCCGAAGACGAAGGGCCACATAAGCTGCGACGCTCTTCTGATGAGCGACAAGGCGGTGATGGAAACCTATCCGGGGCTTATCAGCAGGGTTGACGACGCAGAGCTGAGCCACGAAGCGGCCATAGGCAAGATAAGGGAGGAGGAGCTCTTCTACCTGATGAGCCGCGGACTGGACGAGGAGAAGGCGACCCAGCTCATAGTCAAGGGCTTCCTCGAGCCTATGCTCAAGGACATCCCAATGGAATTCCTGGTGGAGATAAGGAAGATAATCGAGTTGGCGGTAAGCGGGGGCATGTGA
- a CDS encoding uracil-DNA glycosylase family protein has translation MLLELKRLRRMGEVYINPRNLQTVPLFIRDWRDLLSLDEKDYGVYAKTIYNPSDRFLVVGERDIKMGNNLAELYQKLLENPINFCGEDNYCYQLQVGEFEGLPFANGWPGSGVMLVGEAPGRRGCGKTGICFYRDASGMLLRKVLFTLGINPDFVYITNAVKCNPPGNRLKNIPEGALELLAEELEILRPKALFAIGRTAERALTELGFDAVYLHHPAWYVRRGVREPSGEILEEYGRIRGALGEWTL, from the coding sequence ATGCTCCTGGAACTCAAAAGACTTCGCAGGATGGGAGAGGTCTATATCAACCCTCGGAACTTACAAACAGTCCCCCTGTTCATCAGGGACTGGAGGGACCTCCTCTCGCTCGATGAGAAGGACTATGGTGTTTATGCGAAGACGATTTACAACCCTTCGGATAGGTTTCTTGTAGTTGGAGAGCGGGACATTAAGATGGGGAATAACCTCGCGGAACTCTACCAGAAGCTTTTGGAAAATCCAATCAACTTCTGCGGCGAAGATAACTACTGCTATCAGCTCCAGGTCGGGGAGTTTGAGGGCCTGCCCTTTGCCAACGGCTGGCCCGGTTCGGGTGTTATGCTCGTGGGTGAAGCCCCAGGAAGAAGGGGCTGTGGGAAGACGGGGATATGCTTCTACCGCGATGCCTCGGGAATGCTTCTCAGGAAGGTTTTATTCACGCTCGGGATAAACCCGGACTTCGTTTACATAACCAACGCCGTCAAGTGCAATCCACCAGGGAACAGGCTTAAAAATATCCCCGAGGGTGCACTGGAGCTTCTTGCTGAAGAGCTGGAGATTTTGAGACCAAAGGCCCTCTTTGCAATTGGCAGAACTGCGGAGAGGGCCTTAACGGAGCTTGGCTTTGATGCGGTTTACCTCCACCATCCGGCGTGGTACGTGAGAAGGGGAGTAAGGGAACCATCCGGAGAAATCCTAGAAGAGTACGGCAGGATAAGGGGGGCCCTTGGAGAATGGACGCTTTAG
- the sufC gene encoding Fe-S cluster assembly ATPase SufC: MLKIDNLHVSVDGREILRGIELTVNPGEFHVVMGPNGSGKSTLALTIAGHPKYRVTGGRITFEGEDITGLDPDERAKRGIMLAFQHPHEVEGVKIIEFLQQVLVELKGMDPAEAYDLIVEKAKELWFKEEDLHRYVNVGFSGGERKRLELLQALLIEPKLLILDEPDSGVDVDSLSIISRKIEELHQRGTAILLITHYGRILGHLDREKLTVHVMKDGRIVKTGSGELVDQIDREGFTRIFEEVGA, translated from the coding sequence ATGCTCAAAATTGATAACCTTCACGTTTCGGTCGATGGGAGGGAGATACTCCGGGGCATCGAGCTAACCGTCAACCCCGGCGAGTTCCACGTCGTCATGGGTCCGAACGGCTCCGGAAAATCGACGCTGGCCCTGACCATTGCGGGCCATCCCAAGTACCGGGTCACCGGCGGCAGGATAACCTTTGAGGGTGAGGACATAACCGGACTTGACCCCGACGAGCGGGCAAAGAGGGGAATAATGCTGGCCTTTCAGCATCCCCATGAGGTCGAAGGGGTCAAAATAATTGAGTTCCTCCAGCAGGTTCTCGTGGAGCTGAAGGGAATGGATCCAGCGGAAGCTTACGACCTCATAGTCGAGAAGGCAAAAGAACTTTGGTTCAAGGAGGAGGACTTACACCGCTACGTGAACGTCGGCTTCTCGGGAGGGGAGAGAAAGAGGCTCGAGCTCCTTCAGGCGCTATTGATAGAGCCGAAGCTCCTCATCCTCGACGAGCCGGACAGCGGCGTTGACGTTGATTCGCTGAGCATAATCAGCAGGAAGATAGAGGAGCTCCACCAGCGCGGAACGGCAATACTCCTGATCACCCACTACGGAAGGATCCTCGGCCACCTCGACAGGGAGAAGCTTACAGTGCACGTCATGAAGGACGGCAGGATCGTCAAGACAGGCTCCGGAGAGCTGGTGGATCAGATAGACCGCGAAGGTTTCACCAGGATATTCGAGGAGGTGGGAGCATGA